A genomic stretch from Arachis stenosperma cultivar V10309 chromosome 3, arast.V10309.gnm1.PFL2, whole genome shotgun sequence includes:
- the LOC130969931 gene encoding cyclic dof factor 3-like yields MSEVKDPAIKLFGRTIQLPLIPNDPSPPPPPPPPPPSSSSPPTEVEVSSVSQPETEEPSKRELTSTQDKETTEDLKSPTTSSGIFENPKTPTNGGEQSETSVSQEKTPKKPDKILPCPRCNSMDTKFCYYNNYNVNQPRHFCKNCQRYWTAGGTMRNVPVGAGRRKNKNSAASHYRQIMVPEALQAAHLNAPNGLHNAVLTFGPDSPLCDSMSSVLNIAEKATNGVVNGFHAPEAATTFVSYGRDDDGNDHSVGVSGTTSTSSERRGHASSHESADKRVESFPPQLTYFPSNSPWPYPWNSPMPPPPPTFCPPGYPMSIYTTPSYWAWNMPCISPQSPAPGSGPNSRLGKHSRDGNIITPANSQKEKPNTESNNVLIPKTLRIDDPSEAAKSSIWSTLGIKNEKANSLNGGGLFKAFPSKGNDKSHVVEASPMLHANPAALTRSLTFHERT; encoded by the exons ATGTCGGAAGTTAAGGACCCGGCGATAAAGCTTTTTGGGAGGACGATTCAGCTGCCACTGATCCCCAATGACCCttctccaccaccaccaccacctcctcctcctccatcttcttcttctccaccAACTGAAGTTGAAGTGAGTTCTGTATCACAACCAGAAACAGAG GAACCATCAAAGAGAGAACTAACCTCAACACAAGATAAAGAAACCACAGAGGATTTGAAATCTCCCACAACATCTTCAGGCATATTTGAGAACCCAAAGACTCCCACAAATGGTGGAGAACAGAGTGAGACCAGTGTTTCTCAAGAAAAAACTCCCAAGAAACCGGACAAGATACTTCCGTGTCCGCGATGCAACAGCATGGACACCAAATTCTGCTACTACAACAATTACAACGTCAATCAGCCGCGTCATTTCTGCAAGAACTGTCAGAGATACTGGACTGCCGGAGGAACAATGAGGAACGTGCCAGTAGGCGCTGGTCGCCGAAAGAACAAAAACTCTGCTGCATCGCATTATCGCCAGATAATGGTCCCGGAGGCGCTTCAAGCAGCTCACCTCAATGCCCCCAATGGACTACACAATGCTGTCTTGACCTTTGGCCCAGATTCTCCTCTTTGTGATTCCATGTCCTCTGTATTGAACATTGCGGAAAAAGCCACAAATGGTGTTGTAAACGGGTTTCATGCACCGGAGGCAGCAACTACTTTTGTTTCCTATGGTAGGGATGATGATGGGAATGATCACTCAGTAGGAGTTTCTGGTACAACTTCAACTTCATCAGAGAGGAGAGGCCATGCCAGCTCTCATGAATCGGCGGATAAAAGAGTCGAAAGTTTCCCTCCTCAACTAACTTACTTCCCAAGTAATTCTCCATGGCCGTATCCATGGAATTCGCCAATGCCTCCTCCTCCTCCCACATTTTGCCCTCCAGGCTATCCTATGTCGATATACACCACCCCTTCATACTGGGCATGGAATATGCCATGCATCTCACCCCAATCTCCGGCCCCTGGTTCCGGCCCAAATTCGCGGTTGGGGAAACACTCAAGGGATGGTAACATCATAACCCCGGCCAATTCGCAAAAGGAAAAGCCTAACACAGAAAGCAATAATGTGTTGATCCCCAAGACACTTAGAATTGATGATCCTAGTGAAGCTGCAAAGAGTTCAATATGGTCAACACTAGGAATCAAGAATGAGAAGGCCAACTCTCTGAATGGAGGAGGCCTCTTCAAGGCGTTCCCTTCCAAGGGTAACGACAAGAGTCACGTGGTCGAGGCGTCGCCGATGCTGCACGCCAACCCTGCCGCCCTCACGCGGTCTCTCACCTTCCACGAGCGGACCTAG